The following coding sequences lie in one Glycine max cultivar Williams 82 chromosome 19, Glycine_max_v4.0, whole genome shotgun sequence genomic window:
- the LOC100801859 gene encoding ACT domain-containing protein ACR6 isoform X1, which produces MDDEYAKLIRRMNPPRVVIDNNACENATVIQVDSVNKHGILLDVVQVISDMNLVITKAYISSDGVWFMDVFNVIDHKGNKIRDKEVIDYIQRRLENNPSFVPSLRESVGVVPTEEHTVIELTGTDRPGLLSEICAVLTDLHCNVVTAEIWTHNTRAAAVVHVTDDSSGCAIKDPSRLSTIRDLLSNVLRGSNDPKTARTTLSPHGVTNRDRRLHQIMFADRDYERIERAGQEELRDRDKRPLPHVTVGDCVEKDYTVVTMRAQDRPKLLFDIVCTLTDMQYVVFHGVVKTLRMEAFQEFYIRHVDGFPISSEAERERLMQCLEAAIERRASEGMGLELCTEDRVGLLSDITRTFRENSLCIKRAEISTEEGKARDTFYVTDVTGNPVDPKIIDSIRRQIGDKVLKVKHNSNLSPKPPQPTTIGFLLGNFFKARSFQNFKLIKSYS; this is translated from the exons atggATGATGAATATGCCAAGCTTATTAGAAGGATGAACCCACCAAG GGTTGTGATTGACAACAATGCCTGTGAAAACGCCACTGTTATTCAG gTTGACAGTGTCAACAAACATGGGATTCTCCTCGATGTTGTCCAAGTTATATCAGATATGAACCTTGTAATAACAAAGGCCTACATCTCCTCTGATGGGGTGTGGTTCATGGATG TGTTTAATGTGATTGATCATAAAGGAAACAAGATCAGAGATAAGGAAGTCATTGATTATATTCAGAGG agaCTTGAAAACAATCCCAGCTTTGTACCCTCATTGAGAGAGTCTGTAGGGGTTGTACCTACTGAAGAGCACACTGTAATTGAACTCACCGGCACAGACCGGCCAGGTTTACTATCTGAAATCTGTGCAGTTCTCACAGACCTTCACTGTAATGTGGTGACTGCTGAGATATGGACACACAATACTAGAGCTGCGGCCGTAGTTCACGTGACGGATGATTCCAGTGGCTGTGCCATCAAGGATCCATCTCGCCTCTCTACAATAAGGGATTTGCTTTCTAATGTCCTTAGGGGGAGTAATGATCCAAAGACAGCAAGGACAACGCTTTCACCCCATGGTGTTACAAATAGGGACAGAAGATTGCATCAGATTATGTTTGCTGACAGGGACTATGAAAGGATTGAAAGAGCAGGACAAGAGGAACTTAGAGATAGAGATAAACGCCCTCTCCCTCATGTAACTGTCGGAGATTGTGTTGAGAAAGATTACACTGTGGTTACCATGAGAGCACAAGATCGACCAAAGTTGTTATTCGATATTGTTTGCACTTTAACTGACATGCAGTATGTAGTTTTTCATGGTGTTGTCAAGACATTAAGGATGGAAGCTTTTCAG GAATTTTATATTCGCCATGTTGATGGCTTTCCCATAAGTTCAGAGGCAGAGCGAGAACGCCTCATGCAGTGTCTTGAAGCAGCAATTGAAAGGCGAGCATCTGAG GGAATGGGGCTGGAGTTGTGCACAGAAGATCGCGTAGGACTCCTCTCAGATATCACAAGAACATTTCGTGAAAACAGTTTATGTATCAAAAGAGCAGAAATATCAACCGAAGAAGGAAAGGCAAGAGATACTTTTTATGTCACAGATGTTACCGGTAACCCAGTTGACCCCAAGATTATAGATTCAATTCGCAGACAAATTGGTGACAAAGTACTGAAAGTAAAGCATAACTCTAATCTTTCACCAAAGCCCCCTCAACCAACAACAATTGGATTTCTCTTGGGAAATTTTTTCAAAGCTCGATCTTTTCAGAATTTTAAGTTGATCAAATCTTATTCTTGA
- the LOC100801859 gene encoding ACT domain-containing protein ACR6 isoform X2 has product MGCGSWMRLENNPSFVPSLRESVGVVPTEEHTVIELTGTDRPGLLSEICAVLTDLHCNVVTAEIWTHNTRAAAVVHVTDDSSGCAIKDPSRLSTIRDLLSNVLRGSNDPKTARTTLSPHGVTNRDRRLHQIMFADRDYERIERAGQEELRDRDKRPLPHVTVGDCVEKDYTVVTMRAQDRPKLLFDIVCTLTDMQYVVFHGVVKTLRMEAFQEFYIRHVDGFPISSEAERERLMQCLEAAIERRASEGMGLELCTEDRVGLLSDITRTFRENSLCIKRAEISTEEGKARDTFYVTDVTGNPVDPKIIDSIRRQIGDKVLKVKHNSNLSPKPPQPTTIGFLLGNFFKARSFQNFKLIKSYS; this is encoded by the exons ATGGGGTGTGGTTCATGGATG agaCTTGAAAACAATCCCAGCTTTGTACCCTCATTGAGAGAGTCTGTAGGGGTTGTACCTACTGAAGAGCACACTGTAATTGAACTCACCGGCACAGACCGGCCAGGTTTACTATCTGAAATCTGTGCAGTTCTCACAGACCTTCACTGTAATGTGGTGACTGCTGAGATATGGACACACAATACTAGAGCTGCGGCCGTAGTTCACGTGACGGATGATTCCAGTGGCTGTGCCATCAAGGATCCATCTCGCCTCTCTACAATAAGGGATTTGCTTTCTAATGTCCTTAGGGGGAGTAATGATCCAAAGACAGCAAGGACAACGCTTTCACCCCATGGTGTTACAAATAGGGACAGAAGATTGCATCAGATTATGTTTGCTGACAGGGACTATGAAAGGATTGAAAGAGCAGGACAAGAGGAACTTAGAGATAGAGATAAACGCCCTCTCCCTCATGTAACTGTCGGAGATTGTGTTGAGAAAGATTACACTGTGGTTACCATGAGAGCACAAGATCGACCAAAGTTGTTATTCGATATTGTTTGCACTTTAACTGACATGCAGTATGTAGTTTTTCATGGTGTTGTCAAGACATTAAGGATGGAAGCTTTTCAG GAATTTTATATTCGCCATGTTGATGGCTTTCCCATAAGTTCAGAGGCAGAGCGAGAACGCCTCATGCAGTGTCTTGAAGCAGCAATTGAAAGGCGAGCATCTGAG GGAATGGGGCTGGAGTTGTGCACAGAAGATCGCGTAGGACTCCTCTCAGATATCACAAGAACATTTCGTGAAAACAGTTTATGTATCAAAAGAGCAGAAATATCAACCGAAGAAGGAAAGGCAAGAGATACTTTTTATGTCACAGATGTTACCGGTAACCCAGTTGACCCCAAGATTATAGATTCAATTCGCAGACAAATTGGTGACAAAGTACTGAAAGTAAAGCATAACTCTAATCTTTCACCAAAGCCCCCTCAACCAACAACAATTGGATTTCTCTTGGGAAATTTTTTCAAAGCTCGATCTTTTCAGAATTTTAAGTTGATCAAATCTTATTCTTGA